From a region of the Trueperaceae bacterium genome:
- a CDS encoding type I restriction-modification system subunit M: MAATGKEAQRAELHRTIWRIANDLRGSVDGWDFKAYVLGMLFYRFISENLAAYLNRLERAAGEAGFEYAELPDDQAEGGRTATVEEKGFYILPSELFGNVRRRAATDPNLNETLERVFRNIEGSAVGYESEHDLKGLFDDLDVNSSKLGNTVARRNEKLVKLLDAIGDLPLGDFADNAIDLFGDAYEYLMQMYASQAGKSGGEYYTPQEVSEVLARIAVVGKERVNKVYDPAAGSGSLLLKFAKVLGPENVGGFYGQEINLTTYNLARINMFLHDVNYTKFDMAHGDTLTDPQHWDDEPFEAIVSNPPYSIRWEGDSNPLLINDERFAPAGVLAPKSKADLAFTMHMLAWLAVNGTAAIVEFPGVLYRGGAERKIRKYLIDNNFIDTVIQLPPDLFFGTTIATCIIVLKRSKTDNAVLFIDASAEFTRVGNKNKLLPANQQHIVDTFVTRTDVDHVAKLVSNEAIAENEYNIAVSSYVEPEDTREEVDIRALNAEIARIVARQAELRASIDAIVADLEGESP, from the coding sequence ATGGCAGCGACAGGCAAGGAGGCGCAGCGCGCGGAGCTGCACAGGACGATCTGGCGTATCGCCAACGACTTGCGCGGCTCGGTGGACGGCTGGGACTTCAAGGCCTACGTGCTCGGCATGTTGTTCTACCGCTTCATCTCCGAGAACCTGGCCGCCTACCTCAACCGCTTGGAGCGCGCCGCGGGCGAGGCCGGTTTCGAGTACGCCGAGTTGCCTGACGATCAGGCGGAGGGTGGGCGTACAGCCACCGTCGAGGAGAAGGGCTTCTACATCCTGCCTTCCGAGCTCTTCGGTAACGTACGCAGGCGCGCTGCAACGGATCCGAACCTCAACGAGACCCTCGAGCGGGTGTTCAGGAACATCGAGGGCTCGGCCGTGGGCTACGAGAGCGAGCACGACCTGAAGGGTCTGTTCGACGACCTCGACGTGAACAGCTCCAAGCTCGGCAACACCGTCGCGAGGCGCAACGAGAAGCTCGTCAAGCTGCTCGACGCCATCGGCGACCTGCCGTTGGGTGACTTCGCGGACAACGCCATCGACCTGTTCGGCGACGCCTACGAGTACCTGATGCAGATGTACGCCTCACAGGCCGGCAAGTCGGGCGGCGAGTACTACACGCCGCAAGAGGTCTCCGAGGTCCTGGCGAGGATCGCCGTCGTCGGCAAGGAGCGCGTCAACAAGGTCTACGACCCCGCGGCGGGCTCGGGTTCGTTGCTGCTCAAGTTCGCCAAGGTGTTGGGGCCGGAGAACGTTGGCGGGTTCTACGGTCAGGAGATCAACCTGACCACCTACAACCTCGCCAGGATCAACATGTTCCTGCACGACGTGAACTACACGAAGTTCGACATGGCCCACGGCGACACCCTCACCGACCCGCAGCATTGGGACGACGAGCCGTTCGAGGCTATCGTCTCCAACCCGCCCTACTCCATCAGGTGGGAGGGCGACAGCAACCCGCTGCTGATCAACGACGAGCGCTTCGCTCCTGCCGGCGTGCTCGCCCCGAAGTCGAAGGCCGACCTCGCCTTCACCATGCACATGCTGGCGTGGCTGGCCGTGAACGGCACTGCCGCGATCGTCGAGTTCCCTGGCGTTCTCTACCGCGGTGGCGCGGAACGGAAGATCCGCAAGTACCTCATCGACAACAACTTCATAGATACCGTCATCCAACTCCCGCCCGACCTGTTCTTCGGCACCACCATCGCGACCTGCATCATCGTGCTCAAGCGGTCCAAGACCGACAACGCGGTGCTGTTCATAGATGCTTCGGCCGAGTTCACGCGCGTTGGCAACAAGAACAAGCTGCTGCCGGCGAACCAGCAGCACATTGTGGATACCTTCGTGACTCGCACGGACGTGGACCACGTCGCAAAGCTGGTGTCCAACGAGGCCATCGCTGAGAACGAGTACAACATCGCCGTGTCGTCGTACGTGGAGCCGGAGGACACGCGCGAGGAAGTGGACATCAGGGCTCTGAACGCCGAGATCGCGCGCATCGTGGCGCGTCAGGCGGAGCTGCGGGCGTCCATCGACGCGATCGTCGCCGACTTGGAGGGGGAGTCTCCATGA
- a CDS encoding restriction endonuclease subunit S, which yields MSRVDELVAELAPEGVKQVPLSAVANYSDTRIEAAKLDERTFVGVDNLLADKGGKTDASYPPNSARLTAYEAGDILLGNIRPYLKKVWLATEVGGCSGDVLAIRISKMHRTLIEPRYLYYVLSADDFFAYSMQHAKGAKMPRGNKAAILSYRIPVPPIAVQREIVRILDQFTQLEAELEAELEARRRQLDFYRNRLLSFRDAGGVQWKQMGDLAEYKYGLTASANDSGAFRLLRITDIDAWGKLRQSDEKFVSASLVSDEYVVKPGDILMARTGATFGKTMLVTSSQAAVFASYLIRIRFKEGNLDPTFYWHFAQSSLYWSQANAIVSSGGQPQFNANALKVVRVPLPPLDEQLKVASLLDNFDTLVNDLSIGLPAELNARRKQYEHYRDRLLTFDEAA from the coding sequence GTGAGTCGGGTCGATGAGTTGGTGGCGGAGTTGGCTCCAGAGGGAGTGAAGCAGGTACCGCTCTCGGCCGTGGCCAACTATTCAGACACCCGAATTGAAGCGGCCAAGCTGGATGAGAGGACCTTCGTTGGCGTCGACAACCTTTTGGCAGACAAGGGTGGCAAAACAGATGCTAGCTATCCCCCTAACTCTGCACGGCTGACCGCCTATGAGGCAGGCGATATCCTTCTCGGAAACATACGACCTTACCTCAAGAAAGTGTGGCTTGCGACTGAGGTCGGAGGTTGTAGCGGAGATGTCCTCGCCATCCGTATCTCTAAGATGCACCGTACGCTCATCGAGCCGAGGTATCTCTACTACGTTCTTTCGGCCGACGACTTTTTTGCCTATAGCATGCAACACGCCAAGGGCGCGAAAATGCCACGCGGAAATAAGGCGGCCATCCTAAGCTATCGGATCCCAGTCCCACCCATCGCCGTCCAGCGCGAGATCGTGCGAATACTGGACCAGTTCACTCAGCTGGAAGCGGAGCTGGAAGCGGAGCTGGAAGCGCGACGTCGACAGCTCGACTTCTATCGGAATCGCCTGTTGAGCTTCCGCGACGCGGGGGGGGTCCAGTGGAAACAAATGGGTGACCTGGCAGAGTACAAGTACGGCCTTACGGCTAGCGCTAACGACTCCGGCGCTTTCCGGCTCCTTAGGATCACAGATATAGATGCGTGGGGCAAGCTCCGGCAGTCTGATGAGAAATTCGTTTCAGCGTCGCTCGTCTCTGATGAGTATGTCGTGAAACCGGGCGATATTCTTATGGCACGCACTGGGGCGACATTCGGTAAGACCATGCTCGTCACTTCGTCGCAGGCCGCGGTTTTCGCTTCGTACCTGATACGAATCCGCTTCAAGGAGGGCAACTTAGACCCGACATTCTACTGGCACTTCGCTCAGAGCTCGCTCTATTGGTCTCAGGCCAACGCAATAGTCAGCAGCGGAGGGCAGCCGCAGTTCAATGCCAATGCCCTGAAGGTAGTGCGAGTCCCTCTGCCGCCTCTTGACGAGCAGTTGAAGGTCGCGTCACTCCTCGACAACTTCGACACCCTAGTCAACGACCTCAGCATCGGCCTCCCCGCCGAGCTCAACGCTCGCCGCAAGCAGTACGAGCACTATCGCGATCGGCTCCTTACCTTCGACGAGGCCGCCTGA
- a CDS encoding virulence RhuM family protein, which translates to MKAGPTGEVVLYQREDGAPTVEVLSDGDTVWLTQQQIAELFETSRTNIVEHIQHVYEEGELSEEATSRKSRQVRTEGSRQVTRELPYYNLDLIISVGYRVKSKVATQFRIWATERLRDYLVKGYAINEQRLAQLGSIVQILGRSSHELVAGVADVLARYVPGLTLLRDYDEGSLAAQPHAMPGWTLTLAEARAVIRQVAAEFPDDALFGNEPGHGLGTVVATIYQGFGEHDLYPTVEDKAANLLYLVVKDHPLSDGNKRSAAALFVTFLARNGLLENAHGQPRITNNALAAITLMVAMSDPQEKDLMTALLVRMIVEGGA; encoded by the coding sequence ATGAAGGCCGGACCGACTGGCGAGGTGGTGCTGTATCAGCGTGAGGACGGCGCACCAACCGTCGAGGTTCTTTCTGACGGCGACACCGTCTGGTTGACACAGCAGCAGATCGCTGAGCTGTTCGAGACGTCTCGCACGAACATCGTCGAGCACATCCAACACGTCTACGAAGAGGGTGAACTGAGCGAAGAGGCAACCAGTCGGAAATCCCGACAGGTTCGAACAGAGGGCTCGCGCCAGGTCACTCGAGAGCTTCCCTATTACAACCTAGACCTCATCATCTCCGTCGGTTACCGGGTCAAGAGCAAGGTCGCCACCCAGTTCCGCATCTGGGCCACCGAGCGCCTGCGCGACTACCTCGTCAAGGGCTACGCGATCAACGAGCAGCGGCTAGCGCAGCTCGGCTCCATCGTGCAGATCCTCGGTCGGTCGAGCCACGAACTCGTCGCCGGGGTCGCCGACGTGCTGGCGCGCTACGTGCCCGGCCTGACGCTCCTGCGCGACTACGACGAGGGCAGCCTTGCCGCGCAGCCGCACGCCATGCCTGGTTGGACGCTCACGCTGGCTGAGGCGCGCGCCGTCATCCGGCAGGTAGCGGCCGAGTTCCCGGACGACGCACTGTTCGGCAACGAGCCCGGGCACGGGCTCGGCACCGTGGTCGCAACGATCTACCAGGGTTTCGGCGAGCACGACCTCTACCCGACCGTGGAAGATAAGGCCGCCAACCTCCTCTATCTTGTCGTCAAAGACCACCCGCTCTCGGACGGCAACAAGCGCAGCGCCGCCGCCCTGTTCGTGACGTTCCTCGCCCGCAACGGCCTGCTGGAGAACGCCCATGGCCAGCCACGCATCACGAACAACGCCCTCGCCGCGATAACCCTCATGGTCGCGATGAGCGACCCGCAAGAGAAGGACCTCATGACCGCACTGCTCGTTCGGATGATCGTGGAGGGCGGAGCGTGA
- a CDS encoding DUF4143 domain-containing protein, which translates to MAPTYRPRLLDRALTSRLAAAGAVVIEGARGTGKTATAMQRAASFAFLDTDVDLRRLVDVDPTLVLEGQRPRLLDEWQVAPKLWNHVRRAVDEARSPGQFILTGSAVPVDDATRHSGAGRFSRLRLRTLTMFETGHSPGTVSSEALLAGEPVAATPSDLNLRDLVARMVRGGFPGALDLSQDAARRFNLDYLDQMSRLDVESDGRVDHDPIRVAALLRSLARNTATEARVATLLADLAGEEPSASRSTIEAYLKSLRRVFLLEEQPAWSTALRSAARLRKAPKRHLVDVALTAAALDADEARLLRDPNSLGLMFESFVFQHLLTYFDGLDATVFHYRDSNGLEADAIVQVRSGAWLAIEVKLGTGQIDAAAENLLKVQGLVAGISPAALVVVVPTGYAYTRPDGVRVVPLSLLGP; encoded by the coding sequence ATGGCCCCCACCTACCGCCCAAGGCTTCTCGACCGTGCCCTGACGTCGCGTCTCGCGGCGGCCGGTGCCGTCGTGATCGAGGGAGCGAGAGGCACAGGCAAGACCGCGACCGCCATGCAACGGGCCGCCAGTTTCGCCTTCCTGGACACAGACGTAGACCTTAGGCGGTTGGTCGACGTAGACCCCACACTGGTACTCGAGGGACAGCGTCCCCGGCTTCTGGACGAGTGGCAAGTCGCACCGAAGCTCTGGAACCACGTCCGGAGGGCCGTGGATGAGGCCCGCTCCCCTGGCCAGTTCATACTCACCGGGTCAGCGGTGCCAGTCGATGACGCCACACGTCACTCCGGGGCGGGGCGGTTCTCCCGCCTGAGGTTGCGAACGCTCACCATGTTCGAGACCGGGCACTCGCCAGGAACGGTCTCCAGCGAGGCGCTTCTGGCAGGCGAGCCGGTCGCGGCCACGCCAAGCGACCTCAACCTTCGCGACCTCGTTGCTCGCATGGTACGCGGTGGCTTCCCCGGCGCGCTCGACCTCTCACAAGACGCCGCCCGCCGCTTCAACCTCGATTACCTCGACCAGATGTCACGGCTCGACGTCGAAAGCGACGGTCGTGTCGACCACGACCCGATCAGGGTGGCGGCGCTGCTGCGGTCACTCGCACGGAACACAGCAACAGAAGCGCGCGTCGCGACGCTGTTGGCCGACCTTGCCGGAGAGGAACCCAGCGCATCGCGCAGTACTATCGAGGCTTACCTGAAGTCGCTCAGGCGTGTGTTCCTCCTAGAAGAACAGCCGGCTTGGTCTACTGCGCTGCGTTCGGCAGCGAGGTTGAGGAAGGCCCCGAAGCGACACCTCGTCGACGTCGCACTCACAGCGGCAGCGCTCGACGCCGACGAAGCACGCCTGTTGCGAGACCCGAACTCGCTTGGGCTGATGTTCGAATCGTTCGTCTTCCAGCACCTGCTCACGTACTTCGACGGGCTTGACGCCACCGTCTTCCACTACCGCGATAGCAACGGACTCGAGGCAGACGCTATCGTCCAAGTCAGGTCCGGAGCGTGGTTGGCGATAGAGGTGAAGCTCGGCACCGGGCAGATAGACGCCGCGGCCGAGAACCTACTGAAGGTGCAAGGGCTGGTCGCTGGGATCTCGCCCGCTGCGCTCGTTGTCGTCGTTCCCACCGGTTACGCGTACACGCGCCCCGATGGAGTGCGCGTCGTGCCGTTGTCGCTGCTCGGCCCGTGA
- a CDS encoding putative DNA binding domain-containing protein yields the protein MASIEDLMNPILQGARASDLESETLDFKEERESLKGTLDLIADAVVCLANSEGGTIVVGVADKMPGTAALIGVSSKLTRRVVVSGVYERTRPGLSVPVQEHVVKGHRLLAVTVPVGATLYSNARGTATRRVGTSCQPFLPEQQRQALSARGHYDWSAEPAGTKKYAEEEMARVRRLLRAAGRNELAERDSITILRDLRLTRSNGELTRAGLLLIGEEEDLRNLVPTYGYSYQYRPFPGAEATARFRAARPLLAGVEQAIDAVDTRRSIRPLNLAGGVQLQLQDYPKEAVRELVVNAFVHRDYQLPGSVDVEQSEEQLKITSPGGLVFGVTTGNILSHPSTPRNRLLLEAVTALQVAERAGQGIDRAYRFLLQGGKKPPIFTSADETVEVLVPGGIGNDAFARFVNGGLPDGLGADIEALLVLDALCTTRSIDAAAMAPLFQRSPAEAQVTLDRMYKSALIEPTKRTSSKPFPRYVLTTSALTGLGLAVRYHRRMADGADDKVIQHLREYDHITNQTLRRLFDIDVFTARDMLRDLQARGLLVKVGTRGPGVRYVRGPTFPGKAYRS from the coding sequence GTGGCAAGCATCGAGGATCTCATGAACCCGATTCTCCAAGGCGCACGTGCCAGCGACTTGGAGTCTGAGACGCTTGATTTCAAGGAGGAACGCGAGAGCCTGAAAGGCACTCTTGATCTCATCGCGGATGCTGTCGTCTGCTTGGCCAACTCCGAAGGCGGAACGATAGTAGTCGGCGTTGCGGACAAGATGCCGGGCACTGCGGCACTGATAGGCGTCTCGTCCAAGTTGACGAGACGCGTCGTAGTGTCCGGTGTTTACGAGCGGACCAGGCCCGGGTTGTCCGTGCCTGTACAGGAGCATGTCGTTAAGGGCCATCGCCTCCTAGCAGTAACCGTACCCGTAGGTGCCACGCTCTACTCCAACGCGCGGGGGACGGCGACTAGGCGCGTAGGTACCTCGTGTCAACCGTTCCTACCAGAACAACAACGCCAGGCGCTGTCGGCCCGAGGCCACTACGACTGGTCCGCTGAACCCGCCGGTACCAAGAAGTACGCAGAGGAGGAGATGGCGCGGGTCAGACGCCTGTTGCGCGCAGCTGGCCGTAACGAACTGGCGGAGCGGGACTCCATCACCATCCTTCGTGATCTCCGCCTTACGCGGTCCAACGGCGAGCTTACGCGCGCGGGCCTGCTCCTGATCGGGGAGGAAGAGGATCTCAGGAACCTCGTACCCACGTACGGGTACTCCTACCAGTACCGCCCCTTCCCTGGTGCCGAGGCCACCGCCCGCTTCCGGGCCGCTCGCCCGCTCCTTGCCGGTGTAGAGCAAGCCATCGATGCGGTCGATACTCGCAGGTCAATCCGTCCCTTGAACCTTGCGGGCGGCGTCCAACTTCAGCTTCAGGACTACCCGAAGGAAGCTGTACGAGAACTGGTGGTCAACGCCTTCGTTCATAGAGATTACCAACTGCCTGGATCTGTCGACGTCGAACAATCAGAAGAGCAGTTGAAGATCACGAGTCCAGGCGGCTTGGTGTTCGGTGTGACCACGGGAAACATCTTGAGCCACCCATCAACCCCAAGGAACCGCCTGCTCCTGGAGGCAGTCACTGCACTCCAGGTCGCCGAGAGGGCGGGGCAAGGCATCGACCGTGCCTACCGCTTCCTACTCCAGGGCGGCAAGAAACCTCCGATCTTCACGAGCGCCGATGAGACAGTTGAGGTCCTCGTCCCGGGCGGGATAGGAAACGATGCGTTCGCACGCTTCGTGAACGGCGGCCTTCCTGATGGACTAGGAGCGGACATAGAGGCTTTGCTTGTGTTGGACGCGCTTTGTACGACTCGTAGCATCGATGCAGCGGCGATGGCTCCACTCTTTCAACGTTCACCCGCTGAAGCGCAGGTCACGCTCGATCGGATGTACAAGTCGGCGCTCATCGAACCTACTAAGCGTACGTCTAGCAAGCCGTTCCCGCGCTACGTGCTAACGACTTCTGCACTCACTGGACTCGGCTTAGCAGTTAGGTACCACCGGAGGATGGCTGACGGTGCGGACGACAAAGTGATACAACACCTGCGGGAGTACGACCACATCACGAACCAGACATTGCGAAGGCTGTTCGACATCGATGTTTTCACGGCCAGAGACATGCTGCGCGACCTGCAGGCGCGGGGACTCTTGGTGAAGGTCGGTACTAGGGGACCAGGCGTGAGATACGTGCGAGGTCCGACCTTCCCAGGCAAGGCGTACCGTTCATAA